The Panicum virgatum strain AP13 chromosome 6K, P.virgatum_v5, whole genome shotgun sequence nucleotide sequence tggaggggtgcgtgagcttcacgggtttaaggtgcacctctgggtggtctaGGGTTGtggggaggggctcggaggcggcggctcgacggagcagggcggctcAGCGGTGGAGGCaaccgacggcgagggtgctccggtgagggttgggcgaggggaaacggtctgggagctgcgctaggacgaggcgcggctaatggtgggggctattggggtggagcgggtctgtggtggcggctccgcggcggggtgagctcgccggggttcggggtggtgcggcggcggcgttccgaggcgTGAGAGCGAGGGGAaagcaaaagagagagaggaatggATTTCTGGGGCTCTTGTagtgctcgggcgctcgctagaagggtGCGGCGGCTTCTGCAGCGGGCTCTCCACCGCGACGGcaacgtggcggcggcgcgggtgcttctagactcggcggcgcgcgtggcacggccggggagctccagcgcgaggcaacaggagggggaggaggagcagagcgacgcgtgggtgccagcgcgaagcggagtaatggccgggaaggctctccccggcgccggcgggcggcgctgtcggtgggcggcggcgagaacagagcagggaggtgggagatggggataagggtcgttttgcaatttccaaaaattccagggaccactctgtaaaccagcgataacttttaaaatagagctcaaatgaaaaagtgctcaacatgaaagttgttcaacttttcaagatctacaacttttatgttgtgcaaaaattcatttgatcaaagattcaagatctaaaattaaaaacattgaagggattttgaattcaaatgaaacttgtctttttcaatgcaatttcactttaaacttaCACTTAAAAGCaaattttgctgccatgcattaaatgcactgaatttttgcaaaaacaccctccacaaaagctataattacacaacttATTCAACATAACTATAGAAAGaaccttgcataaaattataattacacatataacctttatatttacaaaaagatccttttcaagcaattcaagcacatgacgCATAATTTGGTTCTAAataccctaaattggctatttaaaaacctgggccATCACAAAGATAGAGGAGGTCGAGGGCTACCACGAGGTGTGCTTGGACGGGGTTGGGGAGGCCGGgagggggctcgccggcgtgaagcaaggggcggcggcgggtctggcTGGCGGCGACGGTGCTTCGGCAGCCGTGGGCGGAGGCGAGCGGGTTGGGGAGCTTCACGGGAGCGAGGGGAACCCGTTCCCGGTGTTGGTTGGAGTCGAGGGAGGGCGGAAGGGGGTCCTCCACTGGGAGCTCCTAGGgggggcggccatggcggcaccGGCGTTCTGGCTCGGTGGGGGCAAGGAGCGGGCGGTTTGGCGGCTTTGGGATGTGGAGTGGGCAGTGGTGAAGCCGCTCCGGGGGTGGACAGGGGTGGAGGCCACGTGGAGGGGGTAGCTCGACGGCGAGGccgagcggcggcacggcaatGGCGGGCTGCGCGCACGAGTAGGGTCCGAGCTCGGCCTTATATAGGCGCACGAGGGAGGGGAGTCGGTGCTGGGGAGGCCGGACAGCTCGGGCAGGCGGGCAGCGGCCCGGGCACGGCCGTGGCAAGGGAATGGCGGGCATGACGCCGCGTGCTTGTCGCTGAGCGAGCATCTGGACGCGACGGGCTCGACGAGCGGCGGGTAGCGACGGGGCAGGCAGGGGTGGTAGCAGCGGCGCAGGCTCGACGAGGCATCATGGCCGGGCAGCGAGCTGGCGTGCGTGCGCAGCGAGCTGCGCTGCGCTGCTCGGCTCTGCTCGGGTGCTCAAGTGCGGGGAGTGaaggaagagaaagaggaaAGAAACGAGAGAGAAGTCAGAGAGTTGACTTTagtttttctcaaaattttcaattgaaactcgaaaaaatttaaatatggaagttgttgaaaatttaaaatcctacaacttttgtttcagacaCAAACTCATCTGAAGTTtagtttgaaagataaaatttgaaacttaagTGTATTTGAAAAATGTCCTATATGCTTCGGAATTCGaatttttctaccatttttGTGTGACAACTCAAAAaatttgaacacgaaagttgttcaacattTGAAACTCTATAacattggttttgggcaaaagtttatTGAGCTatgttttagaaattattttcaaagcatatttgtttaaaatttgaaagataGTTTAAATCTTCGAAAATTGTGATTTGAATGAcacgtcatttcatgtgcaaaattttattttctctctttgacttcaactagactttgattTATCATGGCGTTAAGATTTCTATTCATTTTCACACGCATGCTTGCATTGGGTTAAAAGTTATTTAAGGTTTCTgacctatgcacatatacacataAACACACATACATACGCATGCATTTATTTCCACGTTTCTTGGTTAATGATGTatgatttggtgctaatgaCCCTAGTTTAGCTAattaaacacctagggtgtcacactatCCCCCCTCTATTTCTCGTTTCTGTTGTCTGAAATGGAAATGGGGTTGCGCCTCGTCTCAAAAAAAAGTTGAAATTAACCTTAATATATACATCATATCATGATTTCATTCGACATTGAGTGACGGATCTTACCAAATTTAGCATTGTTCTCCAACTGACTATTGGGCCCCTAATAATTCCTAGACAGGCGCCAAACGAAAAACATTTGGAGTCAAACTCCCGTCGTGCCAGATCCTCCCAGCCCACCGACGCGCGGGGCCTCATAACTCCACGTCATTGATCCGCGGCGCTCGAAAAATCCTCCTTCTACCTACCTCCCGCGCCATGTCAGCAATCCGTGTCAATCTCTATCTCGTTTGTCCTCTGGAATAGTGGAGCGTAGCCAAACCCACCTAACCCCTCCACGTCAGTGATCCTTGGCTCGCACATCTCACCAATCACGGGCTCGCAGCCTACCTCCGAACCTCTATAAAGCCGCACCCCCACCCTGCCTTCCTCTTCACCAAGGAGATCCAAATCCCTAAGCCTTTTTTGCATTTCTTCATCTCCGCCTAGATAGTCGAGAGGCCAACTCACCTTATCCCGATGGCACCTAAGGCCCAGAAGAAGCCCGTTGCGGAGGAGCCGGCGACTGAGAAGGCCCTAGGGGGGAAGATGCCTAAGGCTGAGAAGGGGCTGCCGGCCGGCAAGTCCGCCGACAAGGACAACGAGAAGCGCAAGAAGAAGGTGAGGAAGAGCATGGAGGTATACACGTTATACATCTTCAAGGTGCTCAAGCAGGTCCACCCCAACATGGGCATCTCCTCCCAGGCTATGTCCATCATGAACTCGTTCATCAACGATCTTTTTGAGAAGCTGATGGCGGAGGCGGCCAAGCTTGCGCGGTACAACAAGAAGTTCACCATCACCTCCCGTGAGATCTAGACCTCGGTCTGCCTCATCCTCCCTGGCGAGCTCGCCAAGCATGCCGGCTCCGAGGGCACCAAGGCCGTCACCAAGTTTACCACCTCTTAGGCAGTGTGGTTGCCTTCTGATAGTCTCCGTCGTGTTTAGATCTATAGTAGGTGCCGCAGCCGCGGTAGTTATCCTGCTCTCGTCAATCTATATCTATCTAGTAGTTGGTCTCCTGAATCATGTAAGGAGGTTGTGTGTGCGCTTTTGTGATCCTGGTGTCATGTTCCTGAATGGTATGGTTCATCATATATTGCAATTTCTAATTTTATTCTGATTCTGCGATCTACAATTTCCATGGATGTCCGGCTTGAGATCGTAGCACTTCTACTCATGGGGATATGGCTGTGAAATTGAGGACGAAATTTTACGAAACTTGAAAGGGGAAAATCAACATCTCGCGAGATTGCAAttttggaaggaaaaaaaaaagaaactgtaGCATATCCCTCGTGAGCCGCGGCTGCCTAAACCAGTTCACCATCCCGAAACGAAACCGTTAACCCCACCACTTTCCCTTTCAAAATTTCGAATTCCGATCCCCACCCCACTCTCGCTCGGCCGCTCCGCGTCCACCCCGCCGCCCGGcggccgccccgcgccgcgccaccggatgatcaaaccctaacccaaactgacggccgccgccgcagccatggaGGCGCTGTTCATGCAGGCCTTCGAGCGccgggacgcggcggaggcgcagaTGCGGCAGCAGGTGgcgtcctcctcgccgcgggCCACCTGCCCCCGCTGTGGCTCCTCCCACCCGATGCCAGTGATGGGGCCTTGGAGCTTCGGGACGGGGCGGAGGAGCAGATGCGGCAGCAGGTGGTGTCCCACTCCCTGTCCCTCGCCTGCGCCCTCATCGCCGCCGGCTACCGCCCCCCGGCGTGGCTCCTCCAGGCCCCCGCACCCGCAGACGTCGCGACCGATGGTACGTACCTCGATTTCTCTCCCGCTTGTTGCATTATGGTTTGCTAGGGCTCCTGCACTTCAATTCCTTCTCGGGGTTTCCGTTTAGGTTTATAGTGTACCAAGCCACAGTTCATTTCTTTGTTTGGTGAAGAGCATTCGAAGTTCTGTGCACCTACAAATGACAATGTGATATCAGTAGAGGTGCTGAAGTTTGAATTTCTGTTCCAGTTGTGAGGGTGTGACATATTTAATGGCTATCGAGACATTTTCAATTTATGCTGTCACATAATAGTAGGCTGTCTGTTTCCATGTGCTATAGTTAACAAAGACCAAATACTGCAATAAATTGAGACCAAACCTTCCTACTTAAGCTGAATTGATCTAAACATGATAAAATGGATCAAGTGGGAGAAATTATGCACTGTGATTTTATTTGTCTCCAGTCTGGAGTACTTTATCATTATTTTTCCTCATTTTTGTGAATTTGTCCATCCATGGTTCTATAGAACACAATCTTTGGGGTTTTCTTCTGCAGGAAATAATGTAAAAAAGCTATTGGTTGATCTCGCTAATCCAAGAAGTGTAGATCCTGTGCATCGTGTATTGACTGAAACCAATCATAAGGTCAGTCTTGAAGCTGTTGGTGCCAAACCAGGTATCATGAATATTTCCAGTTCAGCAGAAATTTTCCATCATTTTTTTGGTATTACATATTGAAACATCTGGTAAACTTTCAAGCTCATCGGGGCACAAATTATATATATCATTTGAATGATGTAGTTCGATTGCGTATGATAAGGTCGTGTGTATTTTTGCTGAGTAACAGATGGTGGGTATGTTAGTCCAAGCTACGGTTCATGTCTTGTTTGGTGACAGTTATGTGAAGTTTGAGTCTCTATTAGGGTTATGACGTTAAAATGTTGTATTATTGTCTACTGATATTTACAGTTTGCTCCCTTTCACAATAATATGCCTATTTCTATGTGCTGAAAAATCATAAAGTTAGCAAAGTGTAACTCAAACGTTATGGTGTGCTTCTTGCTTAGCTGTACTAGTCATTAGCAACTAGTTGAACGATCTTTTGAGATGAATACGATaaaatgtactccctccgttccaaattgtaggtcatcTCGggaaatctagatacatagtttttATCATGTATCTAGATATATGCTATtgctatgtctagatacattgcaaaatctatgtatctagattagacaaaacaacctacaatttggaacggagggactGAGGGAGTACTTATTTAAGAAAAGGACTGGGAATATAGTGTGCTGCGATTTTGTTAGTTTCCAATATTGACTGCTTTATCATTTTTCTTCACAATTTTTGTGAATATCTATGTCTCTAGAGAACACATGCATGTCAAGGATTTTCTTTTCCAGGCAATACTGTATGAAATTTGTTTGTTGATCTTGCTAATCCAAAAAATGCAGATCATGTATTTCCTGAGATAAATCATTGGGTCAAACAAAAAACTGCTGAAGTTGTTGAAGTCGAACCAGTTATCATGAATATCACCAGTTCAGCAGAAGTTAATCAGTACCAGAAATGCACATGTGAAACTTTCATTCATTCTACGGGCATGTGTGTTTCAAGTGAAGGCCCATTGCCTCCCAGTTCTGTTGAAGTAGAACGTTCTGCTTTTAATTTGCTGCTTCAGAATGACATATTGCATTCTGTTGATGCTGGTTTCGATGAAGCACCTCATCCTGCCACCAGTACATCACCACAAAAGGAAGCATCACACGCTGCTGAAACTGAACCTCTTGAAGACCCAAGGTCTATTGGTACCCAACTGCTTAAGATTGATTCATTTCACTCACTTAAACCTAATTTTCTGGAAGGCCTTGATAGTGTAGTTGCATCAAATCCGAAAAATGACCGAattgcaacaacaacaacaacaacaacaacaacaacaacatagccttttttcccaagcaagttggggtaggctagagatgaaacccgaaagaaataagttcaaggttcaggcacattgatagctagtctccaagtgctcctatccaaagctatctctttagagataatccaatccttaaggtctctcttaaccgactcatcccacgtcagtttaggtctacctctacccctctttacattatcgacccgctcaagaaccccattacgcaccggcgcctcaggaggcattcgttggacatgtccaaaccatctcagccgatgctgggtaagtttcttctcaattggtgccaccccgaccctatcccgaataacttcgttccggactctatccctccttgtgtgcccgcaaaaccaccgcaacatccgcatctctgctacactcagttgctggacatgtcgcctttttgtaggccaacattcagcaccgtataacatcgccggacgaattgttgtcctatagaattggCTTCATTACATACTCTGACACTGCTGTTGTTGATAAAGTGATAGAGGAAACTCATGTCATCAACGGAAAGCAAGTAAGTTATGTTTTCCACTATTCGGTGTCACCATTCAGGAGtcgaatttctctattttttaattCTTCATTTCAGCTTTGCCGTGTCAATGGCTGCACTCTGTATACTTGAAGGTCCATTATGTGATAACTGTATATAACATCAATTGTTTATTCTTTGTggcaaaaaattttgttttagccTACAGCACTTTGTTAAAAATCTGAAATTACACCTTGTGATTCAAGTGCCTATGTTTTCAATTTTTATGTTTAGCAGGATTTCTCATTTTCAATTATTATCTTTTGGTTAGCTAGTTGTGAATGCATTTAATCAAACGTGACTGTTGCTATGTTTATCTGTATTGCTTTGTTAATTCAAGCAATTGGCATGTCAGTGTCTATCATCTTGCAGTGATGGATTTGCATACTTCTAATGGTGTTTCTGattacatttttttttaccaatTTTATTGCTTTGTTAAATTGCTCATG carries:
- the LOC120712727 gene encoding histone H2B.1-like isoform X2 — its product is MAPKAQKKMPKAEKGLPAGKSADKDNEKRKKKVRKSMEVYTLYIFKVLKQVHPNMGISSQAMSIMNSFINDLFEKLMAEAAKLARYNKKFTITSREI
- the LOC120712727 gene encoding histone H2B.2-like isoform X1, with translation MAPKAQKKPVAEEPATEKALGGKMPKAEKGLPAGKSADKDNEKRKKKVRKSMEVYTLYIFKVLKQVHPNMGISSQAMSIMNSFINDLFEKLMAEAAKLARYNKKFTITSREI